The following proteins are encoded in a genomic region of Nicotiana sylvestris chromosome 4, ASM39365v2, whole genome shotgun sequence:
- the LOC104240940 gene encoding small polypeptide DEVIL 6-like, with the protein MKMSSSNLGSSKRKLISSRGLRGVLRQQRARLYIIKRCVVMLLCWHD; encoded by the coding sequence ATGAAGATGAGCAGCAGTAATTTGGGAAGTTCAAAGAGGAAGCTAATTTCAAGCAGAGGACTCAGAGGAGTTCTTAGGCAGCAAAGAGCAAGGCTTTACATAATCAAGAGATGTGTGGTCATGCTCCTTTGTTGGCATGATTGA
- the LOC138889490 gene encoding uncharacterized protein has translation MSVNGELYLKIGIGESLKARPCPLAEGERPPASGLRDNSNNNKQERPLQDDSDCSKMNPARRLREGVSAERDRVPNRCSSTGVDGARSVDVRSTLEEAQRLYSELKSKLLRRKARLQKAIDGEKSLRLLCDEKEDELARLQHETNQSSNYESFLKEQKKTEDVECLWSEVGQAKCEYDELKARADVEASTEKGALAKASAFEVQLCLARDDSLVRVDMITKLESELLKIKAEVVDARAEAVMSRTKVDKKVIVYLEDGANDQVELRRTLDREGRSKEYARCKSRRETLEDIYARGFDLSKKIKRAKAKEYDAKLLLSDAEDSEKEADGP, from the exons ATGAGCGTAAATGGCGAGCTTTATCTAAAGATAG GTATTGGGGAGTCCCTTAAAGCGAGGCCGTGCCCTTTAGCAGAGGGAGAAAGACCACCGGCTTCAGGACTGAGGGATAATAGTAATAACAATAAGCAGGAGAGGCCTTTGCAGGACGACAGTGATTGTAGCAAGATGAATCCGGCCCGAAGGCTTAGAGAGGGCGTATCAGCTGAAC GTGACCGTGTCCCAAATCGGTGCAGTTCTACCGGGGTAGATGGAGCCAGATCAGTAGATGTACGCTCAACTCTTGAGGAAGCTCAGCGACTTTACTCAGAG CTCAAATCCAAGTTGCTTCGCCGTAAGGCCAGATTGCAAAAAGCCATTGacggggagaaatcccttaggcttctttgCGATGAAAAGGAAGATGAGTTGGCACGTTTACAGCATGAGACGAATCAaagctcgaattatgagagctTCCTGAAGGAGCAG AAAAAGACAGAGGACGTGGAATGCCTTTGGAGCGAAGTTGGTCAAGCCAAGTGCGAGTATGATGAGTTGAAGGCTCGGGCTGATGTTGAGGCTTCAACGGAGAAGGGTGCTTTAGCTAAAGCTTCCGCCTTTGAGGTTCAACTCTGCTTAGCTCGTGATGATAGCTTGGTTCGAGTAGATATGATTACAAAGCTCGAGTCTGAGCTTCTGAAGATAAAGGCCGAGGTTGtagatgcccgggctgaagccgtGATGAGCCGAACTAAGGTTGACAAGAAAGTGATAGTTTATTTAGAGGACGGTGCCAATGATCAAGTTGAGCTGAGAAGGACTCTTGACCGCGAGGGTAGGAGCAAGGAATACGCTCGGTGTAAATCCcgaagggaaaccctcgaggatatctatgctaggggcttcgatctctcgaaaaagataaagcgagcgaagGCGAAAGAATATGATGCTAAGCTCCTTCTATCTGATGCTGAAGATAGCGAGAAAGAGGCTGACGGGCCATAA